A single Chryseobacterium sp. DNA region contains:
- a CDS encoding AraC family transcriptional regulator yields MKCGLIEKAERQFVDTIEKEAYVWCEKDWKHDDHEHVHNRAQLTFVEEGYQYFHIDRKIYLVPQYHVIWIPSGKAHKITSESKVVNLMVFLFKSVFEEDFYRNVQVFAVPPVLREMLLYASKWNKSLTENEEQDIFFKAILKSLPNFCRESTGLEIHVPTDIRLIPVCYEINSNFKYNLDIDLLAEKAQMSVRSLQRIFKNETGITLQKYLQLTRILKSIELIDTQQYTLSEVAYKVGYQSLSAFTASYFAVMKMKPKLNKNQRTSS; encoded by the coding sequence ATGAAATGTGGCCTGATTGAAAAAGCTGAACGACAGTTTGTAGACACCATTGAAAAAGAAGCTTATGTGTGGTGTGAGAAAGACTGGAAGCATGATGATCATGAGCATGTGCATAACCGTGCCCAGCTTACATTTGTGGAAGAAGGCTATCAGTATTTTCACATCGACCGTAAGATTTATCTGGTGCCACAGTATCATGTTATCTGGATCCCTTCAGGAAAGGCTCACAAAATAACTTCAGAATCAAAAGTTGTGAATCTTATGGTCTTTTTGTTTAAATCTGTTTTTGAGGAAGATTTCTACCGGAATGTTCAGGTATTTGCTGTTCCTCCTGTTCTCAGAGAAATGCTGCTTTATGCTTCAAAATGGAATAAATCATTGACTGAAAATGAAGAACAAGACATCTTTTTCAAAGCCATTTTAAAAAGTCTTCCCAACTTCTGCAGAGAAAGCACGGGCCTGGAAATCCATGTTCCTACAGATATAAGACTGATTCCTGTTTGTTATGAGATCAATTCGAATTTTAAATATAACCTGGATATTGATTTATTGGCTGAAAAAGCACAAATGTCCGTACGAAGCCTGCAGAGGATCTTTAAAAATGAAACAGGAATTACTTTACAGAAATACCTCCAACTGACCAGAATTTTAAAAAGTATTGAGCTGATTGATACCCAACAGTATACTTTAAGTGAGGTGGCTTATAAAGTGGGTTATCAAAGCTTATCAGCTT
- a CDS encoding PLP-dependent aminotransferase family protein, producing MLRPWKLEFEIDKKLDKAVYLQIADTIIADIRSGRLKAGDALPGSRNLATSLKINRNTVVEAYQVLINEEWVISKERKGIFISDQLPVLQHKRADQTSNYQNQPVMSGGVFIHFDDGHPDSKIAPVTELARAYRQIFSIKAKWQMMGYGDEYGDIEFRKMIAQMLNHQRGMQIQENEISITRGSQMGMFLTAQSLLTSGDAVLVEDPGYQPAWQAFEYAGAQLLPVPVDEEGICIETVEKLLTQHQNIKAIYITPHRQYPTTVTLSLSRRLKLIELSNQYNITIIEDDYDNEFHFGYRPLLPVSSFPELRHYVYIGTLSKVVAPALRIGYLATKNHDLLKKTGNLRKIIDVHGDVIMEQAVLQLIKEGAVKKHIKKATIHYKNKRDFVFNLLNQYMKEVAEFTLPEGGLAFWVVPKIKADWDVVTALLLEKNIKIIHPEQYGRNNVNGFRLSYGALPEEQLEHSIQVIAEILSRPG from the coding sequence ATGCTTCGACCTTGGAAATTAGAATTTGAAATTGATAAAAAGCTTGACAAAGCAGTTTATCTGCAGATAGCAGACACCATTATTGCAGATATCCGTTCAGGCAGATTGAAAGCAGGAGATGCTCTTCCCGGAAGCCGGAATCTTGCCACAAGCTTAAAAATTAATCGGAATACAGTCGTAGAAGCCTATCAGGTCCTGATCAATGAGGAATGGGTTATTTCTAAAGAAAGGAAAGGAATTTTTATATCTGATCAGCTTCCTGTTTTGCAGCATAAAAGAGCCGATCAGACCAGTAATTATCAGAATCAGCCAGTGATGTCCGGTGGGGTTTTCATTCATTTTGATGACGGTCATCCGGACAGCAAGATTGCTCCGGTCACAGAGCTGGCCAGAGCATACAGGCAAATCTTCAGTATAAAGGCCAAATGGCAGATGATGGGTTACGGAGATGAGTACGGAGACATAGAATTCAGGAAAATGATTGCTCAGATGCTGAATCATCAGCGCGGAATGCAGATTCAGGAAAATGAAATTTCAATCACCAGAGGAAGTCAGATGGGAATGTTTCTTACCGCCCAAAGTCTTTTAACCTCCGGAGATGCGGTTCTGGTAGAAGACCCAGGCTACCAGCCGGCATGGCAGGCTTTTGAATATGCCGGAGCCCAGCTTTTGCCTGTGCCTGTAGATGAAGAGGGTATCTGTATTGAAACTGTTGAAAAGCTTTTAACACAGCATCAAAATATAAAAGCAATTTATATCACCCCTCACAGGCAGTATCCTACAACAGTTACTTTAAGCTTATCCAGAAGATTAAAACTTATAGAACTTTCCAATCAGTACAACATTACTATTATTGAGGATGACTATGATAATGAATTTCATTTTGGCTACCGCCCGCTCCTGCCAGTTTCAAGTTTCCCGGAGCTTCGCCATTATGTCTATATCGGAACCCTGAGTAAAGTAGTGGCTCCCGCATTGAGAATTGGATATCTGGCTACAAAGAACCATGATTTATTGAAAAAGACAGGAAACCTCAGAAAGATCATTGATGTACATGGAGATGTAATTATGGAGCAGGCTGTTCTCCAGCTCATCAAGGAGGGAGCAGTAAAAAAGCATATTAAGAAGGCTACAATCCATTATAAAAACAAAAGAGATTTTGTCTTCAACCTTTTAAACCAATACATGAAAGAGGTCGCTGAGTTTACATTGCCTGAAGGCGGATTGGCATTTTGGGTCGTCCCCAAGATAAAGGCTGACTGGGATGTGGTAACAGCTTTATTATTGGAAAAAAATATTAAAATCATTCATCCGGAGCAATACGGCAGAAATAACGTTAATGGTTTTAGATTGAGCTATGGGGCACTCCCGGAAGAACAGTTGGAACACAGTATACAGGTTATTGCTGAGATCCTTTCCAGACCAGGATAA
- a CDS encoding dihydrodipicolinate synthase family protein, producing the protein MKNVPFKGIIAYPITPFDQNEKVDIPLFKHLVERLVTSGNHGIAPLGSTGVMPYLSDDEKEAITEATLHQVKGRIPTLVGVSNLTTEKTIHHARFAEKAGADAVMIIPMSYWKLTDNEIVSHYDAVARKISIPIMAYNNPATSGVDMSPDLLKRLLEIPNVTMIKESSGDIQRMYYLRRELGEDVAFYNGSNPLALAAFSAGARGWCTAAPNLIPELNIGLYHAVQEGNLEKAKDIFYRQFDLLQFIVNKGLPRAVKAGLNILGEEGGNLRSPLQPLHEKESEELKNIMTTIVNQYII; encoded by the coding sequence ATGAAAAATGTTCCATTTAAAGGGATCATAGCTTATCCTATTACCCCTTTTGATCAAAATGAAAAAGTAGACATTCCTCTTTTCAAACACCTTGTAGAAAGGTTGGTTACCTCAGGAAACCATGGAATAGCGCCATTGGGAAGCACCGGAGTTATGCCTTATCTTTCTGATGACGAAAAAGAAGCAATCACTGAAGCTACCTTACATCAGGTGAAGGGGAGAATTCCTACTCTTGTAGGGGTTTCAAATCTTACGACAGAAAAAACGATCCATCATGCCAGGTTTGCTGAAAAAGCGGGAGCTGATGCAGTGATGATTATTCCTATGAGCTATTGGAAACTTACCGATAACGAGATTGTTTCTCATTATGATGCCGTAGCCCGTAAAATTTCCATACCGATTATGGCCTATAACAATCCGGCAACCAGTGGAGTAGATATGTCTCCGGATCTTCTGAAAAGATTACTGGAAATTCCCAATGTTACGATGATCAAAGAAAGCTCCGGGGATATTCAGAGAATGTATTATCTGAGAAGAGAATTAGGAGAGGATGTCGCGTTTTACAATGGATCAAATCCTTTGGCGCTGGCAGCTTTTTCTGCCGGTGCCCGTGGATGGTGTACGGCGGCTCCCAATCTTATTCCTGAACTTAATATCGGGCTGTATCATGCTGTGCAGGAAGGAAACCTTGAAAAAGCAAAAGATATTTTTTATCGGCAGTTTGACCTGTTACAGTTTATCGTCAATAAAGGATTGCCAAGAGCGGTCAAGGCCGGGCTTAATATCCTGGGTGAGGAGGGCGGAAATTTGAGAAGCCCTTTACAGCCTCTTCATGAAAAAGAATCAGAAGAATTAAAAAATATTATGACCACAATTGTTAATCAATACATCATATGA
- a CDS encoding Atu1372/SO_1960 family protein, translating into MKKLCSFLILILLNTTHMTAQNKAKILVLIHSDNGGTYELAKEIARGIESDNNAVSYIKQVKSSQNPGLKDIPVATAEELTAYDGIAFGSPVYFGNISTGMSAFLSKTVQLWTRHGLEGVPATVFMSAGSGAGKELALQAFWNSLAVHGMILVSNGIRGNEDLDKTIPQGNTVLGITSMASLNDVERPTKGERKLAELQGKNFAKVALALKGTCPPKNTAIVENHQNFNEILKQKNITLPQVPKPAGNYQPFVRSGNLVFINQVALQDGKILNPGKLGVDVNEQQVKDATKITMLNVLSVLREAAGGDLGRVKQCVQLTGIFNTKDDYTKHADLMNIASDLTVEVFGEKGKHARATWGAASVPVNSSVEIQAVFEVE; encoded by the coding sequence ATGAAAAAACTATGTTCTTTTCTTATTTTAATCTTATTAAATACCACGCATATGACGGCACAAAATAAAGCTAAAATATTAGTTCTCATCCATTCGGATAATGGGGGAACATACGAATTGGCTAAAGAAATTGCCAGAGGCATTGAAAGTGATAACAATGCTGTTTCTTATATCAAGCAGGTCAAATCATCACAAAATCCGGGTTTAAAAGATATTCCGGTAGCCACTGCAGAAGAGCTTACTGCTTATGATGGGATTGCTTTTGGTTCGCCTGTATATTTCGGGAATATCAGTACGGGAATGAGTGCGTTTCTATCAAAAACCGTTCAGCTGTGGACCCGGCACGGATTGGAAGGAGTTCCGGCTACTGTCTTCATGTCGGCTGGCAGCGGAGCAGGGAAGGAGTTGGCACTTCAGGCTTTCTGGAACAGTCTTGCAGTACACGGAATGATTCTGGTGTCTAACGGGATTCGGGGAAATGAAGATCTTGATAAGACCATTCCACAAGGAAATACAGTATTGGGAATAACCAGTATGGCCTCTTTAAACGATGTGGAAAGGCCAACAAAAGGAGAGCGAAAACTGGCAGAACTCCAGGGGAAAAACTTTGCAAAAGTAGCTCTGGCATTGAAAGGTACGTGTCCACCCAAAAATACAGCGATCGTGGAAAATCATCAGAATTTCAATGAAATATTAAAGCAAAAGAATATTACTCTTCCCCAGGTCCCTAAACCCGCAGGAAACTATCAGCCATTTGTACGTTCAGGAAATCTGGTATTTATCAATCAGGTGGCCTTACAAGACGGGAAAATCCTGAATCCCGGAAAACTGGGAGTGGACGTTAATGAACAGCAGGTAAAGGATGCCACAAAGATCACCATGCTCAATGTTCTGTCTGTTTTGAGGGAAGCTGCCGGAGGTGATTTAGGCAGAGTAAAACAGTGTGTACAGCTTACCGGAATTTTCAATACTAAAGATGATTACACCAAGCATGCTGATCTGATGAATATTGCTTCGGATCTGACTGTTGAAGTCTTTGGAGAGAAAGGAAAGCATGCGAGAGCAACATGGGGAGCCGCCTCTGTTCCTGTCAATTCTTCTGTTGAAATTCAGGCTGTTTTTGAAGTAGAATAA
- a CDS encoding cupin domain-containing protein — MDKKQFSSKDFHETFARPKYVKPGHLIHKNVEHAGEHNQFSTERKHPVFFVDLPSKNVSMTIGGLLPAQQTNRHRHTYETVLFVMEGKGWTEVEDEKVYWEAGDAVYIPSWAWHKHQNLSDTEAAKYIACENAPQLQNLGVALREEEGRDL; from the coding sequence ATGGACAAAAAACAATTCAGTTCAAAAGATTTTCACGAGACCTTTGCAAGGCCAAAGTATGTAAAACCAGGTCATTTGATTCATAAAAATGTAGAACATGCAGGGGAGCATAACCAGTTTTCAACAGAAAGAAAACATCCTGTTTTCTTTGTAGACCTTCCGAGTAAAAATGTAAGCATGACTATTGGCGGATTATTACCTGCACAGCAAACAAACAGACACCGCCATACTTATGAAACGGTATTGTTTGTCATGGAAGGCAAAGGCTGGACAGAGGTAGAAGATGAAAAAGTATATTGGGAAGCGGGAGATGCTGTTTATATCCCATCCTGGGCCTGGCATAAACATCAAAATCTAAGCGATACAGAAGCTGCCAAATACATTGCCTGTGAAAATGCTCCTCAATTACAGAATCTTGGAGTGGCGTTGAGAGAGGAAGAGGGCAGGGATCTTTAA